In Halodesulfovibrio sp. MK-HDV, a single window of DNA contains:
- the mrdA gene encoding penicillin-binding protein 2, producing MSMQLDPDGYQPPKTGLWLLQGLVLLLFLIFLLRFWFLQVHHGTEFAKKSRDNRIRQAQIYAPRGLLRARNGELLAENRPAYGLGIVREDVKDIDASLKQISLWTGVPLENIEKRYKKGRWRTKAFEPLLVVPTLDFSQLAIIEANSLDWPGLEVMTRPQRYYPEGELFAHILGYVSEANEKELEAIKELDLGDTVGKQGLELIKEDTLRGTKGLRQMEVDISGREYNSQTLEEPSAGSSVSLSIDLELQRIAAKQLEGQAGCVVVMNPDTGELYALVTTPSFDPNAFTRGLSHKEWGELRDNPKFPLQNRVIQSVYPPASIWKLLMAGLYLQEGIDPNETIKCNGKYKLGNHTFRCWKKWGHGPQNLTDALVHSCDVYFYEMGQRIGIDKIEAFARKNGFGSKTGIDLPHERSGLVPSKAWKRRRFNQPWQGGETVITSIGQGFTLVTPVQMAVFISSLLNEKGELLKPNLFKGAPKKVQGISPLTREQRAYIVKAMQETVEAKRGTARILRTKKAIVGGKTGTAQVVKLKIDANDNRLKNEDLEYWQRDHAWMAAWAKFNGKKFVVVTMVEHGGGGSSTAGPMIRNILNYIYENDK from the coding sequence ATGTCAATGCAACTTGATCCAGATGGCTACCAACCACCCAAAACAGGACTATGGTTACTGCAGGGGCTTGTGCTTCTGCTTTTTCTCATATTTCTGCTCAGATTCTGGTTCCTGCAAGTTCACCACGGGACCGAATTTGCAAAAAAATCCCGCGACAACCGAATTCGACAGGCACAAATCTATGCCCCCCGTGGGCTGCTGCGTGCCCGTAACGGCGAACTTCTTGCAGAAAACCGCCCTGCGTACGGTCTTGGCATTGTACGCGAAGACGTAAAAGATATTGATGCCTCGCTCAAGCAGATCAGCCTTTGGACAGGTGTACCACTCGAGAATATCGAAAAAAGGTACAAAAAGGGTCGCTGGCGCACCAAAGCATTTGAGCCTCTTTTAGTTGTTCCGACTCTCGATTTTTCCCAATTAGCCATCATAGAAGCCAATTCACTGGATTGGCCGGGTTTGGAAGTAATGACCCGCCCTCAGCGATACTATCCTGAAGGCGAACTCTTTGCGCACATCCTTGGCTATGTTTCTGAAGCTAACGAAAAAGAACTTGAAGCAATTAAAGAGCTGGACCTTGGCGACACCGTCGGCAAACAGGGTCTTGAACTCATAAAAGAAGACACTCTGCGCGGCACAAAAGGCTTGCGGCAGATGGAAGTTGATATTTCCGGTCGAGAATACAACTCGCAGACCCTTGAGGAACCATCAGCCGGTTCTTCTGTCAGCCTTTCAATCGATCTTGAACTGCAACGCATTGCAGCCAAGCAGCTAGAAGGTCAGGCAGGTTGTGTTGTTGTAATGAATCCCGACACTGGCGAATTATATGCGCTTGTCACTACCCCTAGTTTTGACCCTAACGCGTTCACTCGCGGCTTAAGTCACAAAGAATGGGGCGAACTACGCGACAACCCAAAATTCCCGCTTCAGAACCGCGTTATTCAATCAGTCTACCCTCCTGCATCAATTTGGAAGCTGCTTATGGCAGGTCTTTATTTACAGGAAGGAATCGACCCGAATGAAACCATTAAGTGTAACGGCAAATACAAGCTGGGTAACCACACCTTCCGTTGCTGGAAAAAGTGGGGACACGGCCCGCAAAATTTGACCGATGCACTCGTGCACTCATGTGATGTCTATTTCTACGAAATGGGACAACGTATCGGTATCGATAAAATTGAAGCATTCGCACGCAAAAACGGTTTCGGTTCCAAAACCGGTATTGATCTGCCGCACGAACGCTCTGGCCTTGTCCCGTCAAAAGCATGGAAACGTAGACGTTTCAACCAGCCTTGGCAGGGTGGAGAAACAGTTATTACCTCTATCGGTCAGGGCTTTACTCTGGTAACCCCCGTACAGATGGCTGTATTTATTTCTTCACTGCTGAATGAAAAAGGTGAGCTTCTTAAGCCAAATCTTTTCAAAGGTGCGCCCAAAAAAGTACAGGGTATATCTCCGCTAACACGCGAGCAGAGAGCCTATATTGTTAAGGCAATGCAGGAAACTGTTGAAGCCAAACGGGGTACAGCACGTATTCTGCGCACTAAAAAAGCAATCGTCGGCGGCAAAACCGGTACTGCACAGGTAGTGAAGCTGAAAATTGATGCAAACGACAACCGACTCAAAAATGAAGATCTTGAATACTGGCAGCGTGACCATGCATGGATGGCTGCCTGGGCTAAGTTCAACGGTAAAAAGTTCGTTGTTGTTACTATGGTTGAACACGGTGGCGGTGGTTCCTCCACTGCGGGCCCTATGATTCGGAATATTTTGAATTACATTTACGAGAATGACAAATGA
- the rodA gene encoding rod shape-determining protein RodA, giving the protein MIAFDRRLLTHMNWGLLLITIFLFGIGVLNLYSASAFMSQEGMAVTAYYQKQLVWGVIGFGVLILSILIDYRHLKSLAWPIFIVTIIALALVPVAGKTIYGARRWLDLGFFNFQPSELAKISTIIITARLLSRSAHPLDWKELFIMLGICSIPAGLILVQPDLGTTLNMLLNVGGIILFRGLTPRVFKTCAIVIPSLIPVGWFCMLDYQRQRVLTFLNPGDDPLGAGYQIIQSQIAIGSGQLTGKGFLGGTQSQLRFLPEKHTDFAIAVFGEEWGFIGCLILLSLFCLFLLAIFTTTRDAKDRFGSFLSAGVFFYFFWQFLINMGMVMGLMPVVGIPLPFISYGGSATVVNLCLLGLVLNVSMRRFVFKTD; this is encoded by the coding sequence ATGATTGCATTTGACAGACGCTTACTCACACACATGAACTGGGGATTGCTTCTCATTACAATCTTCTTGTTCGGCATCGGAGTATTGAACCTATATTCTGCAAGTGCATTTATGTCTCAGGAAGGTATGGCTGTAACGGCGTACTACCAGAAACAGCTCGTATGGGGCGTCATAGGCTTCGGTGTTCTTATCCTATCCATACTCATCGACTACCGTCATTTAAAGAGTCTGGCATGGCCCATCTTCATTGTAACAATCATCGCACTCGCCCTTGTTCCTGTAGCAGGCAAAACAATCTATGGTGCGCGCCGCTGGCTTGATCTCGGCTTTTTCAACTTTCAGCCGAGTGAACTGGCAAAAATTTCCACAATCATCATTACAGCACGCCTTCTCTCTCGTTCTGCACATCCGCTGGACTGGAAAGAACTTTTCATAATGCTTGGTATTTGCTCCATCCCTGCTGGACTTATTCTAGTCCAGCCGGACCTTGGAACAACGTTGAACATGTTGTTGAACGTTGGTGGTATTATCCTGTTCCGTGGCCTTACACCACGTGTTTTTAAAACATGTGCAATTGTAATCCCTTCACTTATTCCCGTGGGCTGGTTCTGCATGCTGGATTACCAGCGGCAGCGCGTGCTCACATTTCTTAATCCGGGGGATGACCCCCTTGGAGCAGGTTACCAGATTATCCAGTCACAAATTGCTATCGGTTCCGGTCAACTGACAGGGAAAGGCTTCCTTGGCGGCACACAGTCACAGTTGCGTTTTTTGCCGGAAAAGCATACGGATTTTGCTATTGCTGTATTTGGGGAAGAATGGGGGTTTATTGGCTGTCTTATACTGCTGTCTCTATTCTGTCTCTTTTTACTGGCTATCTTTACCACCACCAGGGATGCTAAAGACCGTTTCGGTTCTTTTTTATCCGCCGGCGTTTTCTTTTACTTCTTCTGGCAGTTCCTTATCAACATGGGAATGGTGATGGGTCTTATGCCGGTAGTTGGTATTCCACTACCTTTTATCAGCTACGGCGGTAGTGCTACGGTGGTTAACCTGTGCCTTCTTGGCCTTGTCCTAAATGTCTCGATGCGACGATTTGTTTTCAAAACAGATTAA
- the atpH gene encoding ATP synthase F1 subunit delta, with protein sequence MTGNIIARRYARALFSLGKKAGSEELKAFGKELDALAGVIKSTPELGKIFRNPIITVDEKKAVIASLLDQGQVSVIVRNFCKLLADKERLSAIPEIQAFYNVLLDADQGVVRGEFITAIKLPKAKCDKVKSQLEKQAGQKLFLSFSTDESILGGVVLKVGDKVLDASLRAQLGILKENIKRGE encoded by the coding sequence TTGACCGGTAACATCATAGCACGCAGATATGCCAGGGCGCTTTTTTCCCTCGGCAAGAAAGCTGGTTCGGAAGAACTGAAAGCTTTCGGCAAGGAGCTTGATGCACTGGCTGGAGTGATCAAGAGCACACCTGAGCTTGGCAAAATATTCCGGAATCCAATCATCACTGTTGATGAGAAAAAAGCTGTTATAGCTTCTTTATTGGATCAAGGACAGGTTAGCGTGATTGTCCGCAACTTCTGCAAATTGCTTGCGGACAAAGAGCGTCTTTCCGCCATTCCGGAAATTCAAGCCTTTTACAATGTTCTACTTGATGCCGACCAGGGTGTTGTTCGCGGTGAATTTATTACCGCAATCAAACTTCCAAAGGCCAAGTGCGATAAAGTAAAATCCCAATTGGAAAAACAGGCTGGCCAGAAGCTGTTCCTATCTTTCAGTACTGACGAATCCATTCTTGGCGGCGTAGTTCTGAAAGTAGGCGACAAGGTACTCGATGCTAGCCTTCGAGCACAGCTGGGTATCTTGAAAGAAAACATCAAGAGGGGTGAGTAG
- a CDS encoding ATP synthase F0 subunit B, with product MKKLRTTVGASILVLLMAGTAFAQTDGHGLPWDNFAYRVITLAVVLGIIWYAGGSKIKAFFNGRASGIEEELISLETRKADAKAKLADVEQRIANMDAEAQSILEEYRSQGEAAKAAIIERAEKSASQITEQAGKAAENEVKQAMEQMREEMADLVADAAEQMIAKKLDKKGHETLIDKYLTKVVLS from the coding sequence TTGAAGAAGCTGAGAACTACAGTCGGTGCATCGATTCTGGTACTGCTTATGGCAGGTACAGCATTCGCACAAACCGACGGACATGGCTTACCGTGGGATAACTTCGCATATCGCGTAATTACCCTCGCAGTCGTACTCGGCATCATCTGGTACGCTGGTGGCAGCAAAATTAAGGCATTCTTTAATGGTCGCGCAAGCGGCATTGAAGAAGAATTGATTTCGCTAGAAACCCGCAAAGCAGATGCAAAAGCCAAGCTAGCTGACGTAGAGCAGCGCATTGCCAACATGGATGCAGAAGCCCAGAGCATTCTTGAAGAGTACCGTAGTCAGGGTGAAGCAGCAAAAGCTGCTATCATCGAGCGCGCTGAGAAGTCCGCTAGTCAGATTACGGAACAGGCAGGCAAAGCCGCTGAAAACGAAGTAAAGCAGGCGATGGAGCAGATGCGTGAAGAAATGGCAGATTTAGTTGCCGATGCTGCTGAGCAGATGATTGCGAAGAAGCTCGACAAGAAAGGCCATGAAACACTCATCGATAAATACTTAACTAAGGTGGTGCTCAGTTGA
- a CDS encoding ATP synthase F0 subunit B, with protein MIDLDITLVIQLVNFLIVLVGLNALLIRPIREIIKQRQDKVLGLLGDAEQFVEASDSKIKNYENALIDARKAAVAERENVKEAALAQEAGIVAKATADAQASIAVSREKVATDVAKAMEHLKGQVGALAEQTIAKVLG; from the coding sequence ATGATCGATTTGGATATTACGTTAGTTATCCAATTGGTGAACTTCCTCATCGTGCTGGTTGGCTTGAACGCACTCCTGATCCGCCCCATCCGGGAGATTATCAAGCAACGCCAGGACAAAGTGTTAGGGTTGCTTGGCGACGCCGAACAGTTCGTCGAAGCCTCTGACTCCAAAATCAAGAACTACGAGAACGCTCTCATTGACGCGCGCAAAGCAGCTGTTGCTGAACGCGAAAATGTGAAAGAGGCCGCTCTCGCTCAGGAAGCAGGTATAGTAGCTAAGGCAACCGCAGACGCCCAAGCATCTATCGCTGTATCCAGAGAGAAAGTCGCTACCGATGTAGCAAAAGCAATGGAACATCTGAAAGGGCAAGTGGGCGCTCTTGCAGAACAAACCATCGCAAAAGTACTCGGATAG
- the mreC gene encoding rod shape-determining protein MreC, which yields MRSGAVDRFAANTGLEFTGAVLKPGKWVVHNATNLWDEYIYLQGVQQANVRLLRQVEDLSFKLADARENVAELKRLRALISLSPPPTWSRVAARVLSYRIGVQAELDSIILDKGYLDGASKNTPVVTHEGVVGRIVKAGPTTSSALLLTDLNSRIAVISSSNRTRGLLVGSGNRDELQLKYVPINAQLAEGELLVTSGLAGAYPKGLPIAKIVSITHSDISLFKTVMAVPLASLSNLEEILLLQATPATMEIEAKPLSGETASSENAEQNATN from the coding sequence ATGCGTTCTGGCGCGGTAGATAGATTTGCTGCCAATACAGGGTTAGAATTCACCGGTGCTGTTTTAAAGCCCGGCAAATGGGTTGTACATAATGCTACAAACCTATGGGACGAATATATCTACCTGCAAGGTGTGCAACAAGCAAACGTGCGGCTGTTGAGGCAAGTAGAAGATTTAAGCTTCAAACTTGCTGACGCCAGAGAAAATGTTGCCGAGTTAAAACGACTGAGGGCACTTATTAGCCTCTCTCCACCGCCAACGTGGAGCAGAGTCGCTGCCCGTGTGCTTTCTTACAGAATCGGAGTTCAGGCTGAACTGGATTCTATTATCCTTGATAAAGGCTATCTGGATGGCGCAAGCAAAAACACGCCTGTTGTCACCCATGAAGGAGTTGTAGGCCGTATTGTAAAAGCCGGTCCTACTACATCCTCTGCCCTGTTGCTTACCGATCTTAACAGCCGCATTGCTGTTATCAGCAGTAGCAACAGGACTCGTGGCCTTCTTGTGGGCTCTGGAAACCGAGACGAATTACAGCTTAAATATGTCCCTATAAATGCACAGCTTGCAGAAGGGGAATTGCTTGTAACATCCGGTCTCGCAGGTGCATACCCTAAGGGTCTGCCTATTGCCAAAATCGTATCCATTACGCATTCGGATATTTCGCTTTTCAAAACAGTAATGGCTGTGCCGCTTGCCAGCTTAAGCAACCTTGAGGAAATCCTCTTGCTTCAGGCAACGCCTGCAACAATGGAAATTGAAGCCAAGCCTTTATCTGGAGAAACTGCTTCTTCTGAAAACGCAGAACAGAATGCAACTAACTAG
- a CDS encoding GGDEF domain-containing protein, with the protein MKTSTISTEDLKDIIYHKNLKIGTYWVLFSSCVLQTLNIYYVIKDHELITPFGVICNTVHTSFLIIGAICIHFAVKSKRASHPSWLVAALCIGLFWAASTVNTAYFWNAPEPASRGVVIGAFSLVIGWYARPALLLAAFPTMLVAYLYLVIGYSDKTPLGMLLSVLKFPALICGSLYTLRYWLSFCTEQFVENEVLTEKLRAMVRVDELTKIANRKGYNEAIDQGLEVARRFEKPLALLLIDVDYFKQYNDHLGHQAGDRCIKGIAKVISKHARRAIDTAARIGGEEFALILPSCNQEQAIKIADQMQDALAKLMIYHPASPISPNVTFSIGITEYIPKDDASSLYRRADMALYDAKHQGRNCFVVATDPNASDEQPPAV; encoded by the coding sequence ATGAAAACAAGTACAATAAGCACAGAAGACCTTAAAGATATTATCTATCACAAGAATTTAAAAATCGGTACTTATTGGGTTCTTTTCTCTTCCTGCGTCCTTCAAACATTAAATATATACTATGTTATTAAAGACCATGAACTGATTACACCATTCGGCGTGATCTGTAACACAGTCCACACTTCCTTTCTCATCATTGGCGCAATATGCATTCATTTTGCAGTCAAAAGTAAACGTGCCTCGCATCCTAGCTGGCTCGTAGCAGCCCTCTGTATTGGCCTCTTCTGGGCTGCTTCTACAGTAAATACAGCTTACTTTTGGAACGCACCGGAACCTGCCTCCCGTGGTGTTGTTATTGGTGCTTTTTCACTGGTAATCGGCTGGTATGCACGTCCGGCATTACTGCTTGCAGCTTTCCCTACAATGCTTGTGGCATACTTATATCTGGTTATCGGATACAGCGATAAAACACCTCTCGGAATGTTACTTTCCGTACTGAAATTTCCTGCACTAATCTGTGGCAGCTTATACACCCTTCGCTACTGGCTTTCTTTCTGCACAGAACAATTTGTTGAAAACGAAGTTCTTACAGAAAAACTTAGAGCGATGGTACGCGTGGACGAACTGACCAAGATCGCAAACCGTAAAGGATATAACGAAGCCATCGATCAGGGGCTGGAAGTCGCTCGACGGTTCGAAAAGCCACTCGCCCTGCTTCTCATAGATGTTGATTATTTCAAACAGTACAACGACCATCTAGGCCATCAAGCCGGTGATCGTTGCATTAAAGGCATCGCAAAAGTTATTTCGAAACATGCACGCCGCGCTATTGATACTGCAGCAAGAATCGGCGGAGAAGAATTCGCGTTGATACTTCCCTCCTGCAACCAAGAACAAGCTATAAAAATCGCTGACCAAATGCAGGATGCTCTTGCAAAGCTGATGATTTATCACCCCGCATCACCAATCAGCCCTAACGTGACCTTCAGTATCGGCATTACAGAATACATCCCCAAAGATGACGCAAGCTCTCTCTACAGAAGAGCAGATATGGCGTTGTATGATGCAAAACACCAAGGACGGAACTGTTTTGTTGTGGCAACTGATCCAAACGCCAGCGACGAACAGCCGCCTGCTGTGTAA
- a CDS encoding methylated-DNA--[protein]-cysteine S-methyltransferase — protein sequence MFLPEIEQIVGNKLRLILNWQDDKLVELSLLWADGEVSTPELSETGKQLLECLLSYEAGEHVHWPDISFALENMTPFGQKVLTALMQVPYGETVSYGELAALAGSPNAARGVGQIMARNRWPLIIPCHRVVAASGIGGFSGQGLTMKRYLLGIEGVLPKVR from the coding sequence ATGTTTTTACCTGAGATTGAACAGATCGTCGGCAACAAGCTTCGCCTGATTCTTAATTGGCAGGATGACAAGCTTGTAGAGCTTTCACTACTATGGGCAGACGGAGAAGTCTCGACACCAGAATTGTCAGAAACAGGCAAGCAGTTACTCGAATGTCTTTTGAGTTATGAGGCAGGTGAGCATGTTCACTGGCCGGACATTTCATTTGCTCTTGAAAATATGACGCCGTTTGGTCAAAAGGTTCTTACAGCGCTGATGCAGGTTCCATATGGTGAGACTGTTTCCTATGGAGAACTGGCAGCCCTTGCAGGAAGTCCCAACGCTGCTCGCGGCGTAGGTCAGATTATGGCTCGCAACCGTTGGCCGCTCATCATTCCGTGTCACCGCGTTGTGGCTGCGTCAGGAATCGGCGGATTCTCTGGTCAGGGATTGACCATGAAGCGTTATCTACTTGGCATCGAAGGCGTCTTACCCAAAGTTAGGTAA
- a CDS encoding TIGR01212 family radical SAM protein (This family includes YhcC from E. coli K-12, an uncharacterized radical SAM protein.) translates to MNRYLQLATYFRYRFAERVQKIPLDAGATCPNRDGTLSRAGCIFCNPSGSGSGMGIQGMNLNDQWDAWYNKYTRTQNARLFIAYLQSFSNTYGPAEKLSENLTSIASLQGVMGVSIGTRPDCVDTEKLDIIASQDLDEIWLELGLQSAHDRTLSLINRGHTYEDFVHAVNLAADRGIKVCAHLIAGLPNETTDDFLQTVEMVSKLPIRGIKFHSLYVADNTVLAKMWRSGEYIPITEEEFIDAIVRAVPKVPSTMIIQRLTGDALIGELLAPDWGISKREQIDKIMAELVTRDTWQGKEVDAPDGIPLWFTIRENLPRRRRDQWDIEYDAVAKQMGFLAR, encoded by the coding sequence ATGAATAGATATCTCCAATTGGCAACTTACTTTCGCTATCGTTTTGCTGAACGTGTACAAAAAATCCCTCTGGATGCCGGGGCGACCTGTCCCAACCGAGATGGTACTCTTTCCCGTGCAGGTTGCATCTTTTGTAATCCCTCCGGATCGGGTTCCGGAATGGGGATCCAGGGGATGAATTTGAATGATCAGTGGGATGCCTGGTATAATAAATATACACGCACTCAAAACGCGAGATTGTTTATAGCCTATTTGCAGTCTTTTTCCAATACTTATGGGCCTGCTGAAAAACTCTCTGAAAATCTCACTTCTATCGCATCTTTACAGGGTGTTATGGGTGTGTCAATCGGAACTCGGCCAGATTGTGTCGATACAGAAAAGTTAGATATTATCGCAAGTCAGGATTTAGACGAGATTTGGCTTGAACTGGGGCTTCAGTCTGCACACGACCGTACTTTATCACTGATAAACCGTGGTCATACTTATGAAGATTTCGTTCATGCGGTCAATTTAGCCGCAGATCGCGGTATCAAAGTCTGTGCGCATCTCATTGCGGGCTTACCGAATGAAACTACTGATGATTTTTTACAGACTGTGGAAATGGTGAGCAAACTTCCCATCCGCGGTATCAAATTTCATAGTTTATATGTTGCAGACAACACAGTACTTGCAAAAATGTGGCGTAGTGGCGAATACATTCCTATAACCGAAGAAGAATTTATTGATGCCATAGTTCGTGCAGTGCCAAAAGTGCCAAGTACAATGATCATCCAGCGACTCACAGGTGATGCTCTTATCGGCGAATTGCTTGCTCCGGATTGGGGAATTTCTAAGCGAGAGCAGATAGACAAGATTATGGCTGAGCTTGTTACCCGTGACACATGGCAGGGAAAAGAGGTCGATGCTCCTGATGGTATTCCACTGTGGTTTACAATCAGAGAAAATCTGCCACGACGTCGACGTGATCAGTGGGACATCGAATATGACGCTGTTGCAAAACAGATGGGCTTTTTGGCGCGATAG
- a CDS encoding polymer-forming cytoskeletal protein, producing the protein MAKDEINAFLGSGTVYEGKLNFQGSVRIDGNFTGEVFSEGTLVVGKDAKMKGQIRVSQMILSGHITGEVYATERVVLHKTANLVGTLHTPALVMEEGAKVEGQISMNGATESMIIEPAA; encoded by the coding sequence ATGGCTAAAGACGAAATCAACGCCTTTTTAGGTTCTGGCACCGTTTACGAAGGCAAACTTAACTTTCAGGGCTCTGTACGCATCGACGGTAACTTTACCGGCGAAGTATTTTCAGAAGGCACACTGGTTGTAGGTAAAGATGCCAAAATGAAAGGCCAGATCCGTGTAAGCCAAATGATCCTGTCCGGACACATCACTGGTGAAGTATACGCTACAGAACGCGTTGTGCTGCACAAAACAGCCAACCTAGTAGGCACACTTCACACCCCTGCTCTAGTCATGGAAGAAGGCGCTAAAGTGGAAGGTCAAATCTCCATGAACGGTGCTACTGAATCCATGATTATTGAACCTGCTGCGTAA
- a CDS encoding rod shape-determining protein, which produces MANALNFLLGMFSNDLAIDLGTANTCVYVKGQGIVLREPSVVAVKKDNRGGSVVLAVGQDAKRMLGRTPGNIQAIRPMKDGVIADFEITEAMLRHFITKVHNSRRLVRPRIIICVPTGITQVEKRAVKESAQSAGAREVYLIEEPMAAAIGANLPIQEPTSNMVVDIGGGTTEVAVISLSGVVYSKSVRVGGDKMDEAIMTHVKRKYSMLIGEATAEDIKIKIASAHTMLEEETLEVKGRDLVTGIPQHITITSEEIRKAIAEQVDSIVQAVRIALEQTPPELAADIVDRGIVLTGGGALLKGLDQLLREETSLPITVVDDPLSTVVMGTGRALDNLDILKEVTVD; this is translated from the coding sequence ATGGCCAACGCATTAAATTTTCTTCTTGGAATGTTTTCCAACGACCTTGCTATTGACCTTGGTACTGCAAACACATGCGTTTACGTAAAAGGGCAAGGCATTGTACTCCGTGAGCCTTCCGTAGTTGCTGTTAAAAAAGACAACCGCGGCGGCAGCGTTGTACTTGCTGTAGGGCAAGATGCCAAGCGAATGCTTGGACGTACCCCGGGTAACATTCAGGCGATTCGTCCGATGAAAGACGGCGTTATCGCTGATTTTGAAATCACCGAAGCTATGCTCCGCCATTTCATTACCAAAGTCCACAATTCCCGTCGCCTTGTGCGCCCAAGAATCATTATCTGCGTACCAACCGGTATTACTCAGGTTGAAAAACGCGCAGTAAAAGAATCTGCTCAAAGTGCCGGTGCCCGTGAAGTGTACCTTATCGAAGAACCAATGGCAGCAGCAATTGGTGCGAACCTCCCGATTCAGGAACCTACCTCCAACATGGTAGTAGATATCGGTGGTGGCACAACTGAAGTCGCAGTCATTTCCCTTTCCGGTGTTGTTTATTCAAAATCTGTGCGCGTTGGCGGTGACAAAATGGACGAAGCCATTATGACACACGTAAAACGTAAATACAGTATGCTCATCGGTGAAGCGACTGCAGAAGACATTAAAATCAAAATAGCTTCTGCGCATACCATGCTCGAAGAAGAAACTTTGGAAGTAAAAGGTCGCGACCTCGTAACAGGTATTCCGCAACACATTACTATTACTTCTGAAGAAATCCGCAAAGCAATCGCAGAACAGGTTGACTCCATCGTACAGGCTGTACGTATTGCGCTCGAACAGACTCCTCCGGAACTTGCTGCTGATATCGTTGATCGCGGCATCGTTCTTACAGGCGGCGGCGCACTCCTTAAAGGTCTCGACCAGCTCCTGCGTGAAGAAACTTCCCTGCCTATTACAGTAGTAGACGATCCGCTCTCCACTGTTGTAATGGGTACAGGTAGAGCTCTTGATAATCTGGATATTTTGAAGGAGGTAACGGTCGATTAA
- the zupT gene encoding zinc transporter ZupT codes for MHDSETIFFAFGLTLFAGLATGIGSVLAFFTKKTNTSFLSVALGFSAGVMLYVSFVEIFVKAKIALQAELGDVHGMWATVAAFFGGVLFIGIIDRLVPSEENPHEIHKIEEIDSLEDKMEQETPEQKDKKLLRMGVFTALAIGIHNFPEGLATFTAALTDPNLGFAIAVAIAIHNIPEGIAVAVPIYYATESRGKAFTLSFLSGLAEPVGALIGYLLLMPFLTPTVFGIIFASVAGIMVFISLDELLPTAQEYGEHHLSMYGLVLGMAVMALSLLLFL; via the coding sequence ATGCACGATTCTGAAACTATTTTCTTTGCCTTCGGGCTCACACTCTTTGCCGGTCTGGCAACAGGCATCGGCTCTGTGCTTGCTTTTTTCACAAAGAAAACAAACACGAGCTTTCTTTCCGTCGCGCTGGGATTTTCTGCCGGAGTCATGCTTTATGTGTCGTTCGTAGAAATTTTCGTGAAGGCAAAAATAGCATTGCAAGCAGAACTGGGTGATGTGCATGGTATGTGGGCGACGGTTGCCGCGTTCTTTGGTGGGGTACTCTTCATCGGTATCATCGACAGGCTAGTCCCGTCCGAAGAAAACCCGCATGAAATTCATAAAATTGAAGAAATTGATTCGCTAGAAGACAAGATGGAGCAGGAAACACCCGAGCAAAAAGATAAAAAACTGCTCAGGATGGGTGTCTTTACCGCGCTTGCCATTGGCATTCATAACTTTCCTGAAGGGCTTGCAACCTTTACGGCAGCATTAACCGATCCTAACCTCGGTTTTGCCATTGCCGTTGCTATCGCTATCCACAACATTCCGGAAGGAATCGCTGTTGCAGTTCCTATCTACTATGCAACAGAAAGTAGAGGCAAAGCCTTCACCCTGTCGTTCCTTTCCGGACTCGCAGAGCCGGTAGGTGCGCTCATAGGCTACTTATTACTTATGCCTTTCCTCACGCCGACTGTATTCGGCATCATTTTCGCCAGCGTTGCCGGGATTATGGTCTTCATCTCGTTAGATGAACTGCTCCCAACTGCTCAAGAATACGGTGAACATCATCTTTCAATGTACGGACTGGTACTCGGAATGGCCGTAATGGCGCTTAGTCTTCTACTTTTTTTGTAG